Within Phycisphaerales bacterium, the genomic segment GTGGTGCGGGTCGCGCCAGTTGCCCGAGTCGCGCACATCGTAATGCGCGCAGAACAGAACACCGTCTTCCTCGCCCAGGGCCGCCAGGACCTCGGCTCGTGTCCAGACGTAGTAACGGCCTTCCTCGCCTTCACTGTCGGCGTCACGTGTGCTGTAAAATCCGCCCTCCGGCGCTGTCAGGTCGTCCAGCACGTAGTCGCAGATCTCGCGCGCGATGCGGGCGTAGAGCGGTCTCGCGGTGTACTGGAACGCATCGAGATAGATACGGGTGACCAGCGCCTGGTCATAAAGCATCTTCTCAAAATGCGGTACATGCCACTCGACGTCGGTGCTGTAGCGGTGGATACCCCCCCCGAGTTGATCGTAAATGCCGCCAGCGGCCATGTGGTCGAGCGTCAGTGTCAGCATGTGCAGGTAACGCGCCCGGGCCTTGTCTTCAGCCGGACGGCGGTGGGCGGCCCGCAACAGAACTTCGAGCGCCATGCTCGGCGGGAACTTGTTCGTCGTGCCGCTGAGCATCCCGCCGCTGACGGTGTCGAATCCACTCGCGAGCGTCTCCGCGGCCTCGTCCACGGTGGCAAGTGTAAGCGCGGCGCCCGGCACGCCGCCGGGCTGCAGCCCTTCGCGGACGACTTCCGTGAGCCGCTCCGCCTGGGTGACGATATCCGTCCGATGCTCACGCCAGGCCTTCGCGACCGCCTCACACAACTCCACGAACCCGGGCCGACCATAGCGCGCGCGCGGCGGAAAGTACGTTCCGGCAAAAAAGGGCTTCAGGTCCGGCGTGAGCCACACGCTCATCGGCCAGCCGCCCTGCCCCTGGTTGAGGGCGAGCGTGGCTTGCATGTAGATCTCGTCGAGATCGGGCCGCTCTTCGCGATCGACCTTGATATTGATGAAGTGATCGTTGAGGATTGCGGCGATGGCGGGGTCTTCAAAGCTTTCGTGGGCCATCACGTGGCACCAGTGGCAGGCCGCATACCCGATGCTGAGGAAAATGGGCTTGTCACTCTTCCGGGCGGCAGCGAGCGCGGCCGGGCCCCATTCGTGCCAGGCAACCGGATTGTCGGCATGTTGGCGCAGGTAGGGGGAGGTCGCGGTACGTAGAAGATTGCCGGATGCGGTGGCGCTCGTCGACGTCATGGCGGTGCTTATCGCTCCATCGAAACTGCAGGGCCGCGCCACGGATAGTGCGCTGCGCGACTGCGCTGCGGATGCGGCGTCCTGCCGCCGCTGCGCCTTCGACCCTCTGAACGGGTGATTGTTTGCGCGCCGAGGGCCGAATTCAAACCGGCCCACAGAACAATGTGCGGCACGCAGGGCATTGCGCATGCAATACGCCCCGACGGGGAGACCATCGGGGCGCTAATGAATATCAACAGATTGCCGGACGAGAGTGCGGCTAGACGGCGCGGCGCTTCAGCGCACCAACCAACCCCAGCCCGAGCAAACCAAGCAGGGCGGCGCCGGGCGCCGGCACAATCTCGAAATTGTAGGTGGAGATGTTCTGGCCGAAGCCGATGGTTACATTGTCGACCGCACCACGGAAGTTCCCCGTCCAACCGGACCCCACACCCGCACTGATCCCCATGACGTGGAAGTTCCCATGGGTGCTGATCCAGTTGCTCAGCCGGATGTTCTCCGTGTAATACTGCCCGCCGTTGGGCAGCGTGTTTGTCGACCACATACGGTAATTGCCACCGAGGACGTCGTCCGTGATCCACGTATCCGTGGGTACACTGGCGGCGAAACCGTTGTAAACGCGCTCGAAGACGACGTAGCCCTGGTTGCCGGTGGACGAGTCCCACAGGTAAAGCCGTAGCACGGGATGCAGATGTCCGGCCACACTCGAAGCCCCATCACGATACCAGTCGTAGCTGAGGGCGCTGAGGTTCCCCAGCAGACCGAGACTGTTCGCGGTGTTCAATGCGGCCGAGCGATTGCCGGTGAGGCCATTGATGGTCGGGTTCAGATAGTACTCGACGTCGGCCTTACCGGAGTTTGTGCTTGTGTCAAAGAACGCAGACGCATTACCCGACCTCGGCAGGTTGTTGCGAATGCCGACCACCGTCGAATCGGTCCGAACATTGTTGTAGGACCAGCCCGTCGATCCGAGGCCGGTTCCACGACTCGTAGTTGCGAACGGGGCACCGTAGCCGCTAAAGCTGTCGCCGGCACCGGCGTTGTTCGCATACACCACGCCGGCCTGGGCCGCGGTGCCGAGCGCTCCAACCAGCACCATTCCGAGCGCAAACCCTCTCATACCACCCATTAACCTGACCTCCATTCGGTTTCCTGTGACCGTCCGGCAGGAGTCACTCCCTGCGACCCGCACCGGTACCGATCTCTATTTTCGGGGAAATGCACCCACCGTTCGGCGCCTTCACCCTCTCCACCGGGAGCGTAACCGAATGAAACCCGTTTGATCAAGTAGGCCAGGGGGTTGGGACGAATTTTCTTTCGCGGGGATGTACATTCCCACAGACTTGCGGTCGGGCGACAGGGGCCACAAAATGCACATGTGTATCCGAATTTCCGGTGCGCCACTGTGCCGGTTCGCGCTGTAAGGAGAGGTACTCATGCTGAATCGCTTCAGTCTCGCTGTTGCGACCCTGTTGATCGCTGTCGCGGTCGCCATGGCCCAAGCCCCCGAACCCCGCGGCCGCGTGGTCGTCATCGTCGACAACTCCGCGTATCCGGAATTGAAGGAGGGGCTTGATAAGTACGCTGCCCACGTGTTGGCGAGCCACCGCATCGTGGTCGAGCCCCGGCCGGACGACTACTACGAAATGCAGCCCCCCGCAATTCGCGACCGCTTGCGGAGCGAGTACCAGCAGCGGCGCCTGCCGCGGCTGGTGGGCGCCATCATGGTGGGCCCGATCCCGCACGCCTGCCGGAGTCACGATCCCAAGCAGATCATGGTCCCTTTGCCGCTTTACTACGAGGACTTCGATGCGGTGTACGAGGACCGCAACGGCGACGGCGTGTACAGCGATGACGAGATCACGAACGACCGGGTCCACAACCCGACCGAAATCTGGACGGCCTGGTGGGTGCCACCGGCACTGGAGCGCGAAGCGCAAGTCCGCCTGCTGAAGGGCTTTCTCGACAAGCTCGACCGCTATTACCGGGATGAAATCACCGGTCGCGACCAGATGCTCTGGACGGCCGGCAATGTCGTGAAAGTTGAGGACGTCGAGGGCTGGTCCGTGCTGCTGAAGGACACGATGAAACCGCTGGACCAGCAGCTCCGTACGTGGGCCAAGATCGGCCAGGACACGGGCACCTTCCGCCCGTTCAAAATGAAGGACGAACACGGCCCCACGGACTTTGTGAAGGCCTTCACACTTCAGCCGTGGCAGCATGCACACATCATCGCCCACGGGAATCAGCGCGGCTGGTATTGGGACAATACCGGTGTCTGCGTGGCGCGCGCCGCCGGTGACAAGCCCGAGTGGAGTCTGCTGATGGACGTGAGCACGTTCGGCGGTACGGCGGCGAACATCGTGACGACGTCGGGCTGCAGCAATGGCAACTTCCGTGGGGATTACGTCGGCGAGCACTATGATCGGGCGCTGGCGAATATCCTGTTGTTCTCACCGGAGACGATCACCATTGCGTACTACGGCGCAGCTTCACCGCAATCCACCAGCGGTTTTGCATCCTATTGCACGGAATTGATTGAGTCGCTACGCGCCGACGGTGACAGCTACCTTGCCGAGGGCTACTTCAAGAAACGCAACCACGACTATTCCTGGGGGACGCAGCACTTCTTCTTCCGCGGGGGCGATGAGAAGATCCTGTCCGGCGATCCGTTCGCGCGCTACCGCGATTCGAAGCCCTGGCCGGCGGACAAGCTGAAGGAGATCGAGGACAAGATCGCGGCGGCCAAGTGGATCATCACGCCGGAATGGTAGGCGAATCGGTTAGCCGACCGCGGCTATGCGGAACAGGGATGATGGAGGGCGGCGTACGGCACGACTCTGGGCGGGTGCGATCTGAATCGGGGGGGAATCGGGGGAATCAGCGCCGCACCGTATGCGGTTGCCACGCGGCATGCGTTGCCGACACGAAGGCCACAGGGCCCAGGGGAGTCGTGCATCAGCCCCCGACGATCAGGCGAAACACAAAGACGTACGCATTGCTGAACGGCTCGTCGCGAAAGAAGCTCGTGGGGGCGTCCGGCACACCCACGAACGGCCGCAGAATCCAACCCATCTGGATACCGACGAAGGCGTAGAGTGCGAGCCAGGAAGCCAGGGCGACGCGGTGAAGCGCGTTGCGGCGAATCAGCTCGCCGTAGTAGCGGCGGATGACGACCTGCCCGCCGAGCGTGGCAAGCGTGAAGATGCCGGTGTTGAACAACAGAGCGCTGCGATAACTGGTTTCGCACCAGTACCAGAAGTGTGTCAAGGGTGCGAGGCCGGCCAGCGTGATGCCAAGTGCGGCCTGGCCGGCGAGGATCGCCTGCACCGCGGGACGCAGGTCATCGCGCAGACCGAGGACGGTGTTGATGGCGAAGAACGCGGGCAGGCAGAGTGCGGTCGTCGCCAGCAGCAGCAGCGGGACCTTGGTCGCCGAATACAGGACCTGCAACCAGCGCTCCGGTGGATCGAGCGTGAAAGTGCCCATCGCAGCACCGTAGAAGGCGCCGAAAGCCAGGATCATGAGCACGAGCCACCGACCGCGGCGCTCATGGGGACGGGCCACATGGAAGGGGCCCGCCCCCCGCAGCAGTTGGTCCGTAAGCAGCAGTCCGGTCTGAAACATGCCGTCTTACTCGATGAGCTTCTGCAGGGCGGAGTACAGGCCCTGGAAGAAGTTGCCGCTGCGCGGGCGAAACCACATGAAGGGCAGGTCGGGATGGCCGATGAAGGGACGCAGCAACCAGCCCATCTGCGCCCCGACCAGGCCGTAGATGATGACCCAAAGCTAAAAGACAAAGCGCGCCTGGCCGACGGCTTCGTCCATATGTACCGGGGGAGTGTCTTTCATGGAGGTAGGTTCCCGCGCCGGGGACTCTGCCGGGGTGTCTTTCATCTGTCGAAGTGCGGCACTGCGGAGCACGTTGAGCGGGAAGCCGAGCGCGACGGCGCCGGCCAGACCGAGCAGAATCACGTTCAGCAGGACCATGAAGTGATAGCTTTCAGTGCTGAAAGTGAAAAAGCCCAGAATGGGGCCGAAGGATGCCGCCACGGCGAGGTTCACGACGATGGCACCGACGAGCAGGCGCAGGGTCGTGGGCAGTGTCAACCGGCAGCCGACGAGGGCGTTGAATACGTAAAGGGAGGGGAAGGTCACCACCAGCGTGAGCAGAAACAGGGCGGGCAACTTCAGCATGCTGGCAAGCAACTGCCAGTAGTTCGCGGGGTCGCGGCTGAAGATGGCGTACCAACCCATGAAGAAGCCGTACCCGGCGCCTAGGATTACGGCGAGAAACACGAAGAGCCGCAAGGACAGGCGCAGTCGTCCCTGAACGAGATCCTCCGCCTGGGTTGCCCGTCCGCGCAGCAGATCATCCAGTTCGCGCAGACAGGAGAGCATGGTGGCTCCTCGGTGTGTTTGTGTCGGTCACGGTACCTGCCGGGATGAATTGCTATCCTGATGCGCGCAGCATATCCCGTCGGAACGGGTGGTCTCAAGGGCAGGCGCGGCTCTCAAACCGGAAACAAGCACAAGTCCCCCGCGCCACTTCGTTGCAAGATCGAGAGAGGGGCCATGTTCAGCAGATTCTCGACCCTTCCCAATCCCTCCCGGCGAGCGAGGGGAGATGCCGGGATAGCTTCAGTACAGTTCGCAGTGCGCCAACTTCGGCCGTGATCAGCCCATCACGCGCGCAGGTTTCGGCTGACCACCACGGCTCGTGACCACGGCCCGGTGGCGGGAAGTCCAGTGAGCATCAAGCTCTGCGGTGGGCGGATTGCAGCCACCTCTCTACTCCCACTGCCACAGTGCGGCCCGCGTGGATAGCTTGTACGACAAGCGACGCCCCGAGTACGCAGTCGCCCGCGGCGAAAATGCCGGGCGCACTGGTCTGTCCGGTGGCGTCGGTCTCGAGCCGGCCCCGTGCATCGCGGGCGAGATCCCACTCGGCGACGGGGCCACCCGGTTCGGGGTGCTTGAAGCCACACGCGAGCAACACGAGGTCTACGGGCCAGATTTCGTCGGTGTTGGGGACGAGGCGCATCTGGCGCGCGCCGTTCTTGGGGTGGCCGTGGGCTTGGCCGGCGTGGGAACCTTCCAGTGGCTCATCCGCGCTTCCCGGGGTGCGCCACTCTGTCTGTGTGACGCGGAGGGCGGTGACCCAATCGTGCTTGAGAATGAACCCAGTCGTGTTCACGCTCCAGCGCCGCTCGCAACCCTCCTCGTGCGAGCTTGAAGTCTGCAAGGTGGGCGGCCAGGCCGGCCAAACCACTAGCGGATTACACGCGTCGGGCGGCTCCTCGTGGTAGTTGAGTTGCAGTACGCGCTGAGCACCCTGGCGAATCGCCGTCCCCACGCAGTCGCTACCGGTGTCGCCGCCGCCAATGACGGCGACAATCTTGCCGCGGGCATCGATGCGAGTTTCGGGATCGAGTGTCGCACCCGCATTTTCACGATTCTGTTGCGCCAGGTATTCCATGGCGAAGTGCACGT encodes:
- a CDS encoding thioredoxin domain-containing protein: MTSTSATASGNLLRTATSPYLRQHADNPVAWHEWGPAALAAARKSDKPIFLSIGYAACHWCHVMAHESFEDPAIAAILNDHFINIKVDREERPDLDEIYMQATLALNQGQGGWPMSVWLTPDLKPFFAGTYFPPRARYGRPGFVELCEAVAKAWREHRTDIVTQAERLTEVVREGLQPGGVPGAALTLATVDEAAETLASGFDTVSGGMLSGTTNKFPPSMALEVLLRAAHRRPAEDKARARYLHMLTLTLDHMAAGGIYDQLGGGIHRYSTDVEWHVPHFEKMLYDQALVTRIYLDAFQYTARPLYARIAREICDYVLDDLTAPEGGFYSTRDADSEGEEGRYYVWTRAEVLAALGEEDGVLFCAHYDVRDSGNWRDPHHPQVPKNVLRALRDVDCCSKMLSVDKAELCERLGRARRQLLTLRAGRVAPARDEKILCEWNGQMIATLARAGTVLDEPRYVAAATRAADFILQHQWCAGRLHRSYHDGRTLPVAFLSDYACFIDGLLELYEATFEPRWLDMAATLHTATQQHYGDAREGGFFFTADDHEALIARSKDLRDAAVPSGNSVHLLNLLRLGALLGDHAAQKCAAQMLVTFARAVRQSPWSSERFLCGVEFATAGPVEIAVVGPRADERTQALLRTVYACYLPNRVLAWHDPAQPNTRLPMLANRPPLDGQPTAYVCRRGTCAPPVTTPAALAALLT